A genomic window from Castor canadensis chromosome 18, mCasCan1.hap1v2, whole genome shotgun sequence includes:
- the Aifm3 gene encoding apoptosis-inducing factor 3 isoform X1: MGGVLSLQQPSHLCSCRPPVLRPLTMGGCFSKPKPVELKIEVVLPEKERGKEEPSASGKGSPRAYQGNGTARHFHTEERLPAPYPSPQDCVEAAVCHVKDLENGQMREVELGWGKVLLVKDNGEFHALGHKCPHYGAPLVKGVLSRGQVRCPWHGACFNISTGDLEDFPGLDSLHKFQVKIEKEKVYVRASKQALQLQRRTKVMAKCISPSAGHSGSTNVLIVGAGAAGLVCAETLRQEGFSDRIVLCTLDRHLPYDRPKLSKSLDAQPEQLALRPKEFFRAYGIEVLMEAQVVTVDVRNKKVVFKDGFKLEYSKLLLAPGSSPKTLSCKGKEVESVLTIRTPEDANRVVRLARGRNAVIVGAGFLGMEVAAYLTEKAHSVSVVELEETPFRRFLGTRVGRALMKMFENNRVKFYMQTEVSELRAQEGKLKEVVLKSSKVLRADVCVVGIGAVPATGFLRQSGIGLDSRGFIPVNKMMQTNVPGVFAAGDAVTFPLAWRNNRKVNIPHWQMAHVQGRVAAQNMLAQEAEISTVPYLWTAMFGKSLRYAGYGEGFEDVIIQGDLEELKFVAFYTKGDEVIAVASMNYDPIVSKVAEVLASGRAIRKREDWRHVLAHRERILSSHAVDLGRCTRARGSEAKPWGQVPISSFPGPPREESEPSQCLPSIASLPSREASAASRRCSTPKASAAIDSWHWRQDRLCLFSLCWDWSPGGPCNMLDIILKLKLTHLQISLTPSVIGQTF; the protein is encoded by the exons TGGAACTCAAGATTGAGGTGGTGCTGCCTGAGAAGGAGCGGGGCAAAGAGGAACCGTCAGCCAGTGGGAAGGGCAGCCCCCGGGCCTACCAAGGCAATGGCACAGCCCGCCACTTCCACACTGAAGAGCGCCTGCCTGCTCCCTACCCCAGCCCTCAGGACTGCGTGGAGGCAGCCGTCTGCCATGTCAAGGACCTCGAGAATGGCCA GATGCGGGAAGTGGAGTTAGGCTGGGGAAAAGTACTGCTGGTGAAGGACAATGGGGAATTCCATGCCCTGGGCCACAAGTGTCCACACTACGGAGCACCCCTGGTGAAAG GAGTGCTGTCCCGGGGCCAGGTGCGTTGTCCCTGGCACGGTGCTTGCTTCAACATTAGTACAGGGGATCTGGAGGACTTCCCAGGCCTGGACAGTCTGCACAAGTTCCAG GTGAAGATTGAGAAGGAGAAGGTGTACGTTCGGGCCAGCAAGCAG GCCCTGCAGCTACAGCGAAGGACCAAGGTTATGGCCAAATGCATCTCTCCaagtgctgggcacagtggcagcACCAACGTGCTCATTGTGGGTGCAG GTGCTGCTGGTCTGGTATGTGCGGAGACACTGCGGCAGGAGGGCTTCTCTGACCGGATCGTCCTGTGCACGCTGGACAGGCATCTCCCCTATGATCGTCCCAAGCTCAGCAAG TCTTTGGATGCACAGCCTGAGCAGCTGGCACTGAGGCCCAAGGAGTTCTTCCGGGCCTATGGCATCGAGGTGCTCATGGAGGCCCAG GTGGTCACAGTGGACGTGAGAAACAAGAAGGTCGTGTTCAAGGACGGCTTCAAACTGGAGTATAGCAAGTTGCTGCTGGCACCAGGGAGCAG CCCTAAGACCCTGAGCTGCAAAGGCAAAGAGGTGGAGAGTGTGCTCACCATCAGGACGCCTGAGGATGCCAATCGTGTGGTGAGGCTGGCTCGGGGCCGAAATGCAGTCATTGTGGGAGCTGGTTTCCTGG GGATGGAGGTGGCTGCCTACCTGACGGAAAAGGCCCACTCTGTGTCCGTGGTAGAGCTGGAAGAGACACCCTTCCGGAGGTTCCTAGGGACACGCGTCGGTCGTGCTCTCATGAAG ATGTTTGAGAACAACCGGGTGAAATTCTACATGCAGACGGAGGTGTCAGAGCTCAGGGCCCAAGAAGGAAAG CTGAAGGAGGTGGTACTGAAGAGCAGCAAGGTCCTTCGGGCTGACGTCTGTGTGGTGGGCATTG GTGCAGTGCCCGCCACAGGCTTCCTGAGACAAAGTGGCATTGGTCTGGATTCCCGAGGCTTCATTCCTGTCAACAAG ATGATGCAGACCAACGTCCCAGGCGTGTTTGCAGCCGGTGATGCTGTCACCTTTCCCCTTGCCTGGAGGAACAACCGGAAAGTGAACATCCCACACTGGCAGATGGCTCATGTCCAAG GACGCGTGGCAGCCCAGAACATGCTGGcacaggaggcggagatcagcaCGGTACCCTACCTGTGGACTGCTATGTTCGGCAAGAGCCTGCGCTACGCAG GCTATGGAGAAGGCTTCGAGGACGTCATCATCCAGGGGGATCTGGAGGAGCTGAAGTTTGTGGCTTTTTACACCAA AGGCGACGAGGTGATCGCTGTGGCCAGCATGAACTATGATCCCATCGTATCCAAGGTGGCTGAGGTGCTGGCCTCAGGCCGCGCCATCCGGAAGCGGGAG GACTGGCGACATGTCTTGGCTCACAGGGAAAGGATCCTGAGCTCGCATGCAGTGGATTTGGGCAGGTGCACTAGGGCACGAGGGTCAGAGGCCAAGCCCTGGGGGCAGGTGCCAATCTCCAGTTTTCCAGGACCCCCCAGGGAAGAATCTGAGCCCTCCCAATGCTTGCCTTCAATTGCCTCGCTCCCCTCCAGAGAAGCCTCTGCTGCCTCCAGAAGATGCTCAACCCCTAAGGCTTCAGCTGCCATTGACAGCTGGCACTGGAGGCAGGACAGGCTCTGCCTTTTTTCCCTCTGCTGGGACTGGTCCCCAGGAGGCCCCTGCAACATGTTAGAcattatcttaaaattaaaactCACACATTTGCAGATCTCTTTGACTCCCAGTGTAATTGGACAAACATTCTAG
- the Aifm3 gene encoding apoptosis-inducing factor 3 isoform X3: MGGVLSLQQPSHLCSCRPPVLRPLTMGGCFSKPKPVELKIEVVLPEKERGKEEPSASGKGSPRAYQGNGTARHFHTEERLPAPYPSPQDCVEAAVCHVKDLENGQMREVELGWGKVLLVKDNGEFHALGHKCPHYGAPLVKGVLSRGQVRCPWHGACFNISTGDLEDFPGLDSLHKFQVKIEKEKVYVRASKQALQLQRRTKVMAKCISPSAGHSGSTNVLIVGAGAAGLVCAETLRQEGFSDRIVLCTLDRHLPYDRPKLSKSLDAQPEQLALRPKEFFRAYGIEVLMEAQVVTVDVRNKKVVFKDGFKLEYSKLLLAPGSSPKTLSCKGKEVESVLTIRTPEDANRVVRLARGRNAVIVGAGFLGMEVAAYLTEKAHSVSVVELEETPFRRFLGTRVGRALMKMFENNRVKFYMQTEVSELRAQEGKLKEVVLKSSKVLRADVCVVGIGAVPATGFLRQSGIGLDSRGFIPVNKMMQTNVPGVFAAGDAVTFPLAWRNNRKVNIPHWQMAHVQGRVAAQNMLAQEAEISTVPYLWTAMFGKSLRYAGYGEGFEDVIIQGDLEELKFVAFYTKGDEVIAVASMNYDPIVSKVAEVLASGRAIRKREVETGDMSWLTGKGS; this comes from the exons TGGAACTCAAGATTGAGGTGGTGCTGCCTGAGAAGGAGCGGGGCAAAGAGGAACCGTCAGCCAGTGGGAAGGGCAGCCCCCGGGCCTACCAAGGCAATGGCACAGCCCGCCACTTCCACACTGAAGAGCGCCTGCCTGCTCCCTACCCCAGCCCTCAGGACTGCGTGGAGGCAGCCGTCTGCCATGTCAAGGACCTCGAGAATGGCCA GATGCGGGAAGTGGAGTTAGGCTGGGGAAAAGTACTGCTGGTGAAGGACAATGGGGAATTCCATGCCCTGGGCCACAAGTGTCCACACTACGGAGCACCCCTGGTGAAAG GAGTGCTGTCCCGGGGCCAGGTGCGTTGTCCCTGGCACGGTGCTTGCTTCAACATTAGTACAGGGGATCTGGAGGACTTCCCAGGCCTGGACAGTCTGCACAAGTTCCAG GTGAAGATTGAGAAGGAGAAGGTGTACGTTCGGGCCAGCAAGCAG GCCCTGCAGCTACAGCGAAGGACCAAGGTTATGGCCAAATGCATCTCTCCaagtgctgggcacagtggcagcACCAACGTGCTCATTGTGGGTGCAG GTGCTGCTGGTCTGGTATGTGCGGAGACACTGCGGCAGGAGGGCTTCTCTGACCGGATCGTCCTGTGCACGCTGGACAGGCATCTCCCCTATGATCGTCCCAAGCTCAGCAAG TCTTTGGATGCACAGCCTGAGCAGCTGGCACTGAGGCCCAAGGAGTTCTTCCGGGCCTATGGCATCGAGGTGCTCATGGAGGCCCAG GTGGTCACAGTGGACGTGAGAAACAAGAAGGTCGTGTTCAAGGACGGCTTCAAACTGGAGTATAGCAAGTTGCTGCTGGCACCAGGGAGCAG CCCTAAGACCCTGAGCTGCAAAGGCAAAGAGGTGGAGAGTGTGCTCACCATCAGGACGCCTGAGGATGCCAATCGTGTGGTGAGGCTGGCTCGGGGCCGAAATGCAGTCATTGTGGGAGCTGGTTTCCTGG GGATGGAGGTGGCTGCCTACCTGACGGAAAAGGCCCACTCTGTGTCCGTGGTAGAGCTGGAAGAGACACCCTTCCGGAGGTTCCTAGGGACACGCGTCGGTCGTGCTCTCATGAAG ATGTTTGAGAACAACCGGGTGAAATTCTACATGCAGACGGAGGTGTCAGAGCTCAGGGCCCAAGAAGGAAAG CTGAAGGAGGTGGTACTGAAGAGCAGCAAGGTCCTTCGGGCTGACGTCTGTGTGGTGGGCATTG GTGCAGTGCCCGCCACAGGCTTCCTGAGACAAAGTGGCATTGGTCTGGATTCCCGAGGCTTCATTCCTGTCAACAAG ATGATGCAGACCAACGTCCCAGGCGTGTTTGCAGCCGGTGATGCTGTCACCTTTCCCCTTGCCTGGAGGAACAACCGGAAAGTGAACATCCCACACTGGCAGATGGCTCATGTCCAAG GACGCGTGGCAGCCCAGAACATGCTGGcacaggaggcggagatcagcaCGGTACCCTACCTGTGGACTGCTATGTTCGGCAAGAGCCTGCGCTACGCAG GCTATGGAGAAGGCTTCGAGGACGTCATCATCCAGGGGGATCTGGAGGAGCTGAAGTTTGTGGCTTTTTACACCAA AGGCGACGAGGTGATCGCTGTGGCCAGCATGAACTATGATCCCATCGTATCCAAGGTGGCTGAGGTGCTGGCCTCAGGCCGCGCCATCCGGAAGCGGGAGGTGGA GACTGGCGACATGTCTTGGCTCACAGGGAAAGGATCCTGA
- the Aifm3 gene encoding apoptosis-inducing factor 3 isoform X2, with protein sequence MGGVLSLQQPSHLCSCRPPVLRPLTMGGCFSKPKPVELKIEVVLPEKERGKEEPSASGKGSPRAYQGNGTARHFHTEERLPAPYPSPQDCVEAAVCHVKDLENGQMREVELGWGKVLLVKDNGEFHALGHKCPHYGAPLVKGVLSRGQVRCPWHGACFNISTGDLEDFPGLDSLHKFQVKIEKEKVYVRASKQALQLQRRTKVMAKCISPSAGHSGSTNVLIVGAGAAGLVCAETLRQEGFSDRIVLCTLDRHLPYDRPKLSKSLDAQPEQLALRPKEFFRAYGIEVLMEAQVVTVDVRNKKVVFKDGFKLEYSKLLLAPGSSPKTLSCKGKEVESVLTIRTPEDANRVVRLARGRNAVIVGAGFLGMEVAAYLTEKAHSVSVVELEETPFRRFLGTRVGRALMKMFENNRVKFYMQTEVSELRAQEGKLKEVVLKSSKVLRADVCVVGIGAVPATGFLRQSGIGLDSRGFIPVNKMMQTNVPGVFAAGDAVTFPLAWRNNRKVNIPHWQMAHVQGRVAAQNMLAQEAEISTVPYLWTAMFGKSLRYAGYGEGFEDVIIQGDLEELKFVAFYTKGDEVIAVASMNYDPIVSKVAEVLASGRAIRKREVELFMLHSKTGDMSWLTGKGS encoded by the exons TGGAACTCAAGATTGAGGTGGTGCTGCCTGAGAAGGAGCGGGGCAAAGAGGAACCGTCAGCCAGTGGGAAGGGCAGCCCCCGGGCCTACCAAGGCAATGGCACAGCCCGCCACTTCCACACTGAAGAGCGCCTGCCTGCTCCCTACCCCAGCCCTCAGGACTGCGTGGAGGCAGCCGTCTGCCATGTCAAGGACCTCGAGAATGGCCA GATGCGGGAAGTGGAGTTAGGCTGGGGAAAAGTACTGCTGGTGAAGGACAATGGGGAATTCCATGCCCTGGGCCACAAGTGTCCACACTACGGAGCACCCCTGGTGAAAG GAGTGCTGTCCCGGGGCCAGGTGCGTTGTCCCTGGCACGGTGCTTGCTTCAACATTAGTACAGGGGATCTGGAGGACTTCCCAGGCCTGGACAGTCTGCACAAGTTCCAG GTGAAGATTGAGAAGGAGAAGGTGTACGTTCGGGCCAGCAAGCAG GCCCTGCAGCTACAGCGAAGGACCAAGGTTATGGCCAAATGCATCTCTCCaagtgctgggcacagtggcagcACCAACGTGCTCATTGTGGGTGCAG GTGCTGCTGGTCTGGTATGTGCGGAGACACTGCGGCAGGAGGGCTTCTCTGACCGGATCGTCCTGTGCACGCTGGACAGGCATCTCCCCTATGATCGTCCCAAGCTCAGCAAG TCTTTGGATGCACAGCCTGAGCAGCTGGCACTGAGGCCCAAGGAGTTCTTCCGGGCCTATGGCATCGAGGTGCTCATGGAGGCCCAG GTGGTCACAGTGGACGTGAGAAACAAGAAGGTCGTGTTCAAGGACGGCTTCAAACTGGAGTATAGCAAGTTGCTGCTGGCACCAGGGAGCAG CCCTAAGACCCTGAGCTGCAAAGGCAAAGAGGTGGAGAGTGTGCTCACCATCAGGACGCCTGAGGATGCCAATCGTGTGGTGAGGCTGGCTCGGGGCCGAAATGCAGTCATTGTGGGAGCTGGTTTCCTGG GGATGGAGGTGGCTGCCTACCTGACGGAAAAGGCCCACTCTGTGTCCGTGGTAGAGCTGGAAGAGACACCCTTCCGGAGGTTCCTAGGGACACGCGTCGGTCGTGCTCTCATGAAG ATGTTTGAGAACAACCGGGTGAAATTCTACATGCAGACGGAGGTGTCAGAGCTCAGGGCCCAAGAAGGAAAG CTGAAGGAGGTGGTACTGAAGAGCAGCAAGGTCCTTCGGGCTGACGTCTGTGTGGTGGGCATTG GTGCAGTGCCCGCCACAGGCTTCCTGAGACAAAGTGGCATTGGTCTGGATTCCCGAGGCTTCATTCCTGTCAACAAG ATGATGCAGACCAACGTCCCAGGCGTGTTTGCAGCCGGTGATGCTGTCACCTTTCCCCTTGCCTGGAGGAACAACCGGAAAGTGAACATCCCACACTGGCAGATGGCTCATGTCCAAG GACGCGTGGCAGCCCAGAACATGCTGGcacaggaggcggagatcagcaCGGTACCCTACCTGTGGACTGCTATGTTCGGCAAGAGCCTGCGCTACGCAG GCTATGGAGAAGGCTTCGAGGACGTCATCATCCAGGGGGATCTGGAGGAGCTGAAGTTTGTGGCTTTTTACACCAA AGGCGACGAGGTGATCGCTGTGGCCAGCATGAACTATGATCCCATCGTATCCAAGGTGGCTGAGGTGCTGGCCTCAGGCCGCGCCATCCGGAAGCGGGAGGTGGA GTTGTTTATGCTGCACAGCAA GACTGGCGACATGTCTTGGCTCACAGGGAAAGGATCCTGA